A window of the Pseudomonadales bacterium genome harbors these coding sequences:
- the lepB gene encoding signal peptidase I: MEIDFPLILVSAVLITGAIWLLDIIWLAPTRKKRSGDESSQEPALVEYAKSFFPVLFIVLVLRSFLYEPFQIPSGSMLPTLQIGDFILVNKYHYGLRLPVLGTKVISINEPERGDVMVFKFPENHKINYIKRVIGLPGDRIKYQNKQLFINDEPMAQALVAQLPPASPRIQLLQEQLGEVNHSIYKNMAPAFDSGEWVVPEGHYFMMGDNRDNSNDSRYWGFVPDQLVVGRAVLVWMHWDKFWSLPSFAHVGSID; this comes from the coding sequence ATGGAAATAGATTTTCCACTAATACTGGTGTCAGCCGTGTTAATCACTGGCGCGATTTGGCTATTGGACATTATTTGGCTGGCACCGACTCGAAAAAAACGATCAGGAGATGAATCGAGTCAAGAGCCTGCGTTGGTCGAATATGCTAAATCCTTTTTTCCGGTGCTCTTTATTGTACTAGTATTGCGTTCATTCCTTTATGAACCCTTCCAAATTCCGTCTGGCTCTATGTTGCCTACCTTACAAATTGGTGATTTTATCCTAGTGAATAAGTACCACTATGGTTTACGTTTGCCGGTGTTAGGAACCAAAGTGATCTCTATTAACGAGCCCGAACGTGGGGATGTGATGGTTTTCAAGTTTCCTGAAAACCATAAAATCAACTATATTAAGCGTGTGATAGGTCTACCCGGAGACCGCATTAAATACCAAAATAAGCAGTTATTTATTAATGATGAGCCAATGGCACAGGCGTTGGTTGCACAGTTACCGCCAGCCAGTCCGCGCATTCAGTTGCTACAGGAGCAATTGGGTGAGGTCAATCACAGTATCTACAAAAATATGGCGCCGGCCTTTGATTCAGGCGAGTGGGTTGTTCCCGAGGGGCACTATTTTATGATGGGTGATAATCGTGATAATAGTAACGACAGCCGTTATTGGGGTTTCGTACCGGATCAGCTGGTGGTGGGTCGCGCGGTATTGGTTTGGATGCATTGGGATAAATTCTGGAGCCTGCCCAGTTTTGCGCACGTTGGATCGATAGACTAA
- a CDS encoding DegQ family serine endoprotease has translation MHRNLSLPQTWLTAFVAICVMSLGLITGAQARSLPDFTELVEALKPAVVNISTSQDADSQRSSDRGVDPRQQMPELFRRFFGDDRFPRRQGPDQGNKRSLGSGFIISKDGYILTNNHVVEGADHILVRLIDRRELEAELIGSDARSDLALLKIDAKDLPVVKLGNSDKLKVGEWVMAIGSPFGFDYSVTAGIVSAIDRSLPSDSYVPFIQTDVAINPGNSGGPLFNMDGEVVGINSQIYTRSGGFMGLSFAIPMSVAMDVVEQLKDKGHVSRGWLGVVIQEVNKELAESFGLKKAAGALVAEVLENSPAQDAGLREGDIITKFGDKEIELSADLPHVVGTTKAGSKVPMQIVRNGIMKTLTVKVGDLPEDPGQIANKKPGDERVTRLGMTVADLSEQIESKSGISEGVIILQVERGDAAQAGLRRGDIITMLDGEQVVSVKMFEELVDGLEAGKAVPVRIVRSGRPIFLPLKITK, from the coding sequence ATGCATCGAAACTTATCTCTCCCGCAAACGTGGCTGACCGCCTTTGTCGCTATCTGCGTGATGAGCCTTGGCCTGATAACCGGCGCGCAGGCACGCTCTTTACCTGATTTTACTGAATTGGTGGAGGCGCTTAAGCCCGCTGTAGTTAATATCAGTACCAGTCAAGACGCGGACAGCCAGCGTTCTTCTGATCGTGGGGTTGACCCAAGGCAGCAAATGCCGGAATTGTTCCGGCGCTTTTTTGGTGATGATAGGTTTCCGCGCCGTCAAGGCCCGGATCAAGGTAATAAGCGTTCACTTGGTTCTGGTTTTATCATTTCCAAGGATGGTTATATTTTAACCAATAATCATGTTGTCGAGGGTGCGGACCATATCCTGGTACGGCTGATTGATAGGCGAGAACTTGAAGCTGAATTAATTGGTAGCGACGCCCGCTCAGATTTAGCTTTACTGAAAATCGATGCAAAAGATCTTCCTGTCGTAAAACTTGGGAATTCTGACAAGCTGAAGGTGGGGGAATGGGTGATGGCGATTGGTTCGCCCTTCGGCTTTGATTACTCCGTCACTGCAGGTATCGTGAGTGCGATTGATCGTAGTTTACCTAGCGATAGCTATGTTCCCTTTATTCAAACTGATGTGGCTATTAATCCTGGTAATTCTGGCGGCCCTCTCTTCAATATGGATGGTGAAGTGGTTGGTATCAATTCCCAAATATATACCCGCTCTGGTGGCTTTATGGGGCTGTCCTTTGCCATTCCTATGAGCGTGGCGATGGATGTTGTTGAGCAGCTCAAGGACAAAGGACATGTCAGCCGAGGCTGGTTAGGCGTGGTTATCCAAGAGGTTAATAAAGAGCTGGCGGAATCCTTCGGTTTGAAAAAGGCGGCTGGTGCATTGGTGGCGGAAGTGTTAGAAAATAGTCCAGCCCAGGATGCCGGGTTACGCGAAGGCGACATTATTACCAAATTTGGTGATAAGGAAATAGAACTGTCGGCGGACTTGCCTCATGTCGTCGGCACCACTAAAGCCGGCAGCAAAGTGCCAATGCAAATTGTCCGCAATGGCATAATGAAAACTCTGACGGTAAAAGTGGGTGATTTACCGGAGGATCCTGGACAGATCGCTAACAAGAAGCCAGGTGATGAGCGCGTAACTCGGTTGGGTATGACGGTTGCGGATTTATCTGAACAGATCGAATCAAAGTCCGGTATCTCCGAAGGAGTGATCATCCTCCAGGTGGAGCGTGGCGATGCTGCTCAGGCGGGGTTGCGTCGCGGTGATATCATCACCATGCTAGACGGCGAACAAGTCGTTTCAGTCAAGATGTTTGAGGAGTTAGTTGACGGCCTTGAAGCCGGAAAGGCCGTGCCGGTGCGCATCGTGAGAAGTGGACGACCTATATTTTTACCCTTAAAAATCACTAAATAA
- a CDS encoding DUF4845 domain-containing protein, which produces MILKRQTGLSSLGMLLVVILVVGGMLLAMKLIPLYIDDYAIGKALSTLQDEKELYDSPKPNIRNILRRKLTADYTRDLLDDEIVITKNKGELLIDVVYEARVPVVYNLDIVAKFEHHFVQKQ; this is translated from the coding sequence GTGATATTAAAAAGACAAACCGGGTTAAGCTCGCTGGGGATGCTGTTGGTCGTGATATTGGTTGTAGGGGGGATGCTGCTAGCGATGAAACTTATCCCTCTGTATATTGATGATTATGCAATTGGCAAAGCGCTATCGACTTTGCAGGATGAGAAAGAGCTTTACGACTCTCCCAAGCCTAATATACGCAATATATTGCGCCGGAAGCTGACGGCCGACTACACTCGCGATCTGCTGGATGATGAAATTGTTATCACCAAGAATAAAGGTGAACTGCTGATTGATGTTGTATATGAAGCCCGTGTACCCGTAGTGTATAACCTCGATATTGTCGCCAAATTTGAACATCATTTCGTGCAGAAACAGTGA
- the lepA gene encoding elongation factor 4: MSELKHIRNFSIIAHIDHGKSTLADRFIQHCGGLSVREMSAQVLDSMDIERERGITIKAQSVTLHYAAKDGNTYQLNFIDTPGHVDFSYEVSRSLASCEGALLVVDAAQGVEAQSVANCYTAIEQGLEVVPVLNKMDLPQAEPERVMREIEEVIGIDAHEAVHVSAKSGMGIEDVLEQIVKLVPPPQGDRNAPLQALIIDSWFDNYLGIVSLVRVRQGVLRKKDKILVKSTGLAYQVDGVGVFTPKRLETGILQAGEVGFLVAGIKDISGAPVGDTLVSAKAPDTKALPGFQKVKPQVYAGMFPVSADDYEDFRDALAKLSLNDASLFYEPESSDALGFGFRCGFLGMLHMEIVQERLEREYDLDLITTAPTVVYEVVNNKGEVILVDNPSKLPDPASIQEMREPIVEAHILVPQTHLGSVITLCVEKRGVQKDMQFLGGQVSVTYELPMNEVVLDFFDRLKSVSRGYASLDYSFKRFEPASLVRLDILINGEKVDALALIIHREDIRNHSRLLTEKMKELIPRQMFDVAIQAAVGNQIVARQTVKALRKNVTAKCYGGDVSRKKKLLQKQKEGKKRMKQVGRVEIPQDAFLAVLKVDK, translated from the coding sequence GTGAGCGAACTGAAACACATCCGCAACTTTTCGATAATTGCCCACATTGACCATGGCAAATCAACCCTAGCTGATCGCTTTATCCAACACTGTGGTGGCTTAAGCGTGCGTGAAATGTCCGCGCAGGTACTGGACTCGATGGATATTGAGCGTGAGCGCGGTATTACTATTAAAGCGCAGAGCGTAACGCTTCATTATGCCGCTAAGGATGGCAATACTTATCAGCTCAATTTCATTGATACTCCGGGACATGTAGATTTTTCCTATGAAGTCTCGCGCTCCTTGGCATCCTGTGAAGGCGCATTATTGGTAGTGGACGCCGCGCAGGGCGTAGAGGCACAATCGGTCGCCAATTGCTATACCGCGATTGAGCAAGGGCTGGAAGTGGTGCCGGTATTGAATAAGATGGATCTTCCGCAGGCTGAGCCGGAGCGGGTAATGCGTGAAATTGAAGAAGTGATTGGCATTGATGCCCATGAGGCGGTTCATGTCAGTGCCAAAAGCGGTATGGGTATCGAGGATGTACTGGAGCAAATTGTCAAGTTGGTGCCGCCACCACAGGGTGATAGAAATGCACCATTGCAGGCACTGATTATCGATTCCTGGTTTGATAACTACCTCGGAATTGTGTCTTTAGTGCGTGTACGTCAAGGTGTGCTGCGCAAGAAAGATAAGATTTTGGTGAAGTCTACTGGGCTCGCTTACCAGGTCGATGGTGTTGGCGTATTCACTCCTAAACGTCTGGAAACAGGTATTTTGCAAGCGGGTGAAGTGGGCTTTTTGGTGGCGGGTATTAAGGACATTTCTGGTGCGCCAGTTGGCGATACCCTGGTATCGGCAAAGGCACCTGATACTAAGGCGTTGCCAGGGTTTCAAAAGGTAAAGCCGCAGGTCTATGCAGGAATGTTTCCGGTCAGTGCGGATGATTATGAAGATTTCCGTGATGCATTAGCAAAGCTTAGTCTCAATGATGCTTCATTGTTTTATGAGCCAGAAAGTTCTGATGCCTTGGGGTTTGGCTTTCGTTGTGGTTTTTTGGGTATGCTGCATATGGAAATCGTCCAGGAACGTCTGGAGCGGGAATATGATCTGGACCTTATTACGACTGCGCCGACGGTGGTGTATGAGGTGGTTAACAATAAGGGTGAAGTCATTTTGGTTGATAACCCCTCAAAACTGCCAGATCCAGCATCGATTCAAGAGATGCGTGAGCCTATTGTCGAAGCACATATTTTGGTGCCACAAACACATTTGGGCAGTGTCATCACACTTTGTGTCGAAAAACGGGGTGTGCAGAAAGACATGCAGTTCTTGGGTGGGCAGGTCTCTGTCACCTATGAATTGCCGATGAATGAGGTCGTGCTAGACTTTTTTGATCGTTTAAAATCCGTCAGTCGTGGCTATGCCTCTTTGGACTATAGTTTTAAACGCTTTGAACCAGCCAGCCTAGTCAGATTGGATATATTGATTAATGGTGAAAAAGTAGACGCATTAGCGCTGATTATTCATCGCGAGGATATTCGCAATCACAGTCGTCTGCTGACGGAGAAAATGAAAGAATTAATTCCCCGGCAAATGTTTGATGTTGCGATACAGGCAGCGGTTGGCAATCAAATTGTTGCACGCCAAACCGTTAAGGCGCTGCGTAAAAACGTGACGGCTAAATGCTATGGCGGTGACGTTAGTCGTAAAAAGAAATTGTTGCAAAAGCAGAAAGAAGGCAAGAAACGCATGAAACAAGTGGGCCGCGTGGAAATTCCACAGGATGCCTTTCTGGCGGTGTTAAAGGTAGACAAATAG
- the rnc gene encoding ribonuclease III, giving the protein MKPDIEKLSRDINYQFRDPALLRTALTHSSAGKNNNERFEFLGDSILGWVIAEAIFQRFPRAKEGEMSRLRASLVKGVTLAKIAREFQLGDYLNLGQGEMKSGGHRRDSILADAMEALIGAIYLDSDSETCKQQVLSWFEERLSNLSIEDNQKDAKTLLQEYLQARKQPLPSYQVQATHGKEHQQVFEVICEVPLLDQPLVGTGNSKRQAEQHAARQAIIAIKHDAQAKKTN; this is encoded by the coding sequence GTGAAGCCAGATATAGAAAAATTATCACGCGACATTAATTACCAATTCCGCGATCCAGCTCTTCTCAGGACAGCCCTAACGCACAGCAGCGCGGGCAAAAATAATAATGAGCGCTTTGAATTTTTAGGCGATTCCATTCTGGGCTGGGTGATTGCTGAAGCGATTTTTCAACGTTTTCCCCGAGCGAAAGAGGGTGAGATGAGTCGGTTGCGCGCGAGCCTTGTCAAAGGTGTAACTCTGGCAAAGATTGCGCGCGAGTTTCAGTTGGGTGATTACCTCAATCTTGGACAGGGTGAAATGAAGAGTGGCGGCCATCGTCGTGATTCGATCTTGGCAGATGCGATGGAGGCCCTGATCGGAGCAATTTACTTAGACTCAGACAGTGAAACTTGTAAGCAGCAGGTGCTGTCCTGGTTTGAGGAGCGCCTCAGTAACCTATCGATAGAGGATAATCAAAAAGACGCTAAAACGTTACTTCAAGAATACCTGCAGGCGCGCAAACAGCCGTTACCTAGCTACCAGGTTCAAGCCACCCATGGTAAAGAACATCAACAGGTATTTGAGGTCATCTGCGAAGTACCGTTACTAGACCAACCCTTGGTAGGAACAGGTAACAGCAAACGGCAGGCAGAGCAGCATGCTGCACGTCAGGCAATTATCGCAATCAAGCACGATGCTCAAGCAAAAAAAACTAACTAA
- the recO gene encoding DNA repair protein RecO, with translation MFSKVELQPAYVLHTRPYRETSMLVDFITPQYGRVSAIAKGARGGKASRQPILQPFGRILVSWQGKTELKNLVAVEDQYTRLMLHGNALFSGMYVNELLVNLLKTQDHCEQLFNRYEILVQQLATQNDIEPALRYFEKHLLEELGYGIPFPSLQGQDVEKADLKNSNLIYYYAADGQFIELVDEPQPAQFARCFKAESLLAIAKNQLDDLDQLRAAKRLMRLAFTPLLGNRTLRSRELFKKKGPNYERQE, from the coding sequence ATGTTTAGTAAGGTTGAGCTGCAACCTGCCTATGTTCTGCACACGCGGCCCTACCGCGAGACCAGCATGCTGGTGGATTTTATTACTCCTCAATATGGCCGTGTCAGCGCAATTGCTAAAGGCGCAAGAGGGGGTAAAGCTAGCCGTCAACCTATCTTACAGCCCTTTGGCAGAATTTTGGTTTCCTGGCAGGGCAAGACCGAGTTAAAGAACTTGGTCGCGGTTGAAGATCAATATACACGTTTGATGTTGCATGGTAACGCGCTGTTCAGCGGTATGTACGTCAATGAACTACTGGTCAATTTGCTTAAGACGCAGGATCATTGTGAACAACTGTTCAATCGATACGAAATATTGGTACAACAGCTCGCCACGCAGAACGACATAGAACCAGCGCTAAGATATTTTGAAAAGCACTTACTGGAAGAGTTAGGCTATGGTATTCCCTTTCCTTCGCTACAGGGGCAGGATGTCGAAAAGGCTGACCTGAAGAATTCAAATTTAATTTACTATTACGCCGCAGATGGCCAATTTATTGAACTGGTGGATGAACCTCAGCCAGCACAATTTGCGCGATGTTTTAAAGCAGAAAGCTTGTTGGCAATAGCAAAAAATCAGCTGGACGATTTAGACCAACTGCGCGCGGCCAAACGATTAATGCGTTTGGCCTTTACTCCTTTGCTCGGCAACCGTACGCTTCGCAGCAGAGAGCTATTTAAGAAAAAAGGTCCGAATTATGAACGACAAGAATAG
- the era gene encoding GTPase Era, with translation MSNNNFQFTVKQGKSGYVAIVGRPNVGKSTLLNRILGQKISITSRKPQTTRHQILGVKTVADSQVIYVDTPGLHKDKKHALNRYMNRAASSALRDVDLVVFVIERTAWTDEDELVLEKIKQIQCPVILALNKVDQVADKDKLLPWIQQLSSKMSFAEILPIAALNGDNVEALEKEIAKRLSEGTHYFPEDQVTDRSERFMAAELVREKIMRRLGDEIPYQVAVEIEEFKRDKKLVTIRALILVEREGQKKIIIGKKGEQIKAIGRDARLDMEKLFDSKVMLTLWIKVKSGWSDSDRALRSLGYDDM, from the coding sequence ATGTCAAATAATAATTTCCAGTTCACCGTTAAGCAGGGTAAATCCGGCTATGTCGCCATTGTAGGGCGGCCCAATGTGGGCAAATCAACGCTGTTGAATCGCATTCTTGGTCAGAAAATCAGTATTACCTCGCGCAAGCCGCAAACCACCCGCCATCAAATATTGGGTGTTAAAACCGTTGCGGATTCACAGGTTATCTACGTGGATACGCCTGGTTTGCATAAGGACAAAAAGCATGCCCTCAATCGCTATATGAATCGAGCAGCATCCAGTGCGTTACGTGATGTTGATTTGGTGGTGTTTGTTATTGAACGTACCGCCTGGACCGATGAAGATGAGCTAGTGCTGGAGAAAATTAAACAAATTCAATGTCCCGTTATTTTAGCGCTGAATAAAGTTGATCAGGTTGCGGATAAGGACAAATTATTACCCTGGATTCAACAGCTTTCGAGCAAAATGTCCTTCGCTGAAATACTCCCGATAGCTGCTTTAAATGGCGATAATGTTGAAGCCCTGGAGAAGGAAATAGCCAAACGTTTATCTGAAGGCACGCACTACTTCCCGGAAGATCAGGTGACGGATCGCAGTGAACGCTTTATGGCGGCGGAATTAGTGCGTGAAAAAATTATGCGCCGCCTAGGGGACGAAATTCCCTACCAGGTCGCCGTGGAAATCGAAGAGTTTAAACGCGATAAAAAGCTTGTGACTATTCGGGCTCTGATTCTGGTTGAACGAGAAGGCCAGAAAAAAATTATTATTGGTAAAAAGGGTGAGCAAATAAAAGCCATTGGTCGTGATGCGCGTTTAGATATGGAAAAACTCTTTGATTCGAAGGTGATGCTCACGCTCTGGATTAAGGTAAAATCAGGTTGGTCCGATAGTGATCGTGCTTTGCGAAGTTTGGGTTATGACGATATGTAA